A part of Miscanthus floridulus cultivar M001 chromosome 6, ASM1932011v1, whole genome shotgun sequence genomic DNA contains:
- the LOC136456168 gene encoding peptidyl-prolyl cis-trans isomerase CYP57-like: MSSVYVLEPPTKGKVVVQTTAGPLDIELWPKEAPKAARNFVQLCLEGYYDGTLFHRVIKDFLVQGGDPTGCGTGGESIYGAPFADEFHSRLKFNHRGLVACANAGTPHSNGSQFFITLDRCDWLDKKNTIFGKVTGDSIFNLLSLADVETDKDDRPVYPQKILSVEVLWDPFEDIVPRQLKKVESVAKADAEVKPKKKAVKQLNVLSFGDEVEEEENEAATSVQAKIKSIHDVLDDPRFLKGEPEDVQLSKEQEEKKKDTVQTVRDALISKKVESREQEHALVSDDYPEDENEEDFDNRMRSQILKKRRELGDVPRETSKADKPHHKDKELSDRRSNIQHRRDNDEDDDQEHELQKAKKLSLKKKGAGSEASAQRMSKADANLQLLNPAEQERHLQKQKKRRLQGREDETLAKLQKFKSSFLSKNLATNHVKEKNPSTDKVEKEDEEEDDYKGWHTNRLSFLPSSSKDGMARKDDPDDYVVVDPLLEKGKEKFNKTQAKLKRREREWAGRSLT; this comes from the exons ATGTCGTCGGTGTACGTGCTTGAGCCCCCGACGAAGGGGAAGGTGGTGGTGCAGACGACGGCTGGCCCGCTCGACATCGAGCTGTGGCCTAAGGAGGCCCCCAAGGCGGCGCGCAACTTCGTGCAGCTCTGCCTCGAGGGCTACTACGACGGCACCCTCTTCCACCGCGTCATCAAGGACTTCCTCGTTCAGGGCGGCGACCCCACCGGCTGCGGCACTG GGGGCGAGAGCATCTATGGGGCACCATTTGCGGATGAGTTCCACTCGCGGCTGAAGTTTAACCACAGGGGTTTAGTGGCTTGTGCCAATGCTGGCACACCTCATTCTAACGGAAGCCAGTTCTTTATCACCCTTGACCGTTGTGATTGGCTTGATAAGAAGAACACCATCTTTGGTAAG GTTACTGGTGATTCTATTTTCAACCTTCTTTCCTTGGCTGACGTGGAGACTGATAAGGATGATCGACCTGTGTACCCGCAGAAAATTCTTTCAGTCGAG GTTCTCTGGGACCCATTTGAGGATATTGTTCCAAGGCAACTTAAGAAGGTCGAGTCTGTTGCCAAGGCTGATGCTGAGGTGAAACCTAAGAAGAAAGCAGTTAA GCAACTTAACGTCCTCTCTTTTGGTGATGAAGTAGAAGAGGAGGAGAATGAGGCAGCTACCTCTGTTCAGGCCAAAATAAAAAGTATTCATGATGTGTTGGATGATCCCCGCTTTCTTAAAGGGGAACCAGAGGATGTACAGTTG TCCAAGGAGCAAGAGGAGAAGAAAAAGGATACTGTTCAAACTGTCAGGGATGCTTTGATCTCAAAGAAAGTTGAATCAAGAGAGCAAGAGCATGCTCTAGTGTCTGATGATTATCCTGAAGATGAGAATGAAGAGGATTTTGACAACAGGATGCGCTCACAAATCCTTAAAAAACGTAGAGAGCTTGGTGATGTCCCTCGTGAAACCTCTAAAGCAG ATAAACCACATCATAAGGATAAGGAACTATCAGACCGCAGGTCCAATATCCAACATAG GAGGGAcaatgatgaggacgatgatCAGGAGCATGAGCTACAAAAGGCTAAAAAACTATCCTTGAAGAAAAAAGGTGCTGGCTCAGAAGCGAGTGCTCAGAGGATGTCCAAAGCAGATGCTAATTTGCAGCTACTAAATCCAGCTGAGCAAGAGAGACATTTGCAAAAACAGAAAAAACGTCGACTCCAAGGCCGCGAAGATGAG ACTCTAGCGAAGTTACAGAAGTTCAAGTCTTCTTTCCTCAGTAAGAATCTTGCTACCAATCATGTCAAAGAAAAGAATCCTTCTACTGATAAGGTGGAAAAGGAAGATGAAGAGGAGGATGACTACAAAGGGTGGCACACAAACCGATTGTCTTTCTTACCCAGTTCTTCCAAG GATGGAATGGCAAGGAAAGATGATCCAGATGACTATGTAGTGGTAGACCCGCTTCTggagaaaggaaaagaaaaattcaacAAGACACAAGCAAAGCTTAAACGGAGAGAGCGCGAATGGGCAGGCAGATCTCTCACCTGA